The DNA region TGAGAGGCTCCATGGTGGGCGGGGCCGGCCgtggggttggggagggcagggggcggggaggaggaggaaggcgcTGGCGGGCAGTGATGGCGGCGGGTGATGGGGACTTGAAGCTAGGCACCCTGGGGAGTGGCAGCGAGAGCAGCAGCGACGGCAGCAGCGAGAGCCCGGGCGGCGCGGGAGCGGCAGCGGAAGGGGGCGGCTGGGCGGCGGCGGCGTTGGCTCTTCTGACGGGGGGCGGGGAGATGCTGCTGAACGTGGCGCTGGTGGCGCTGGTGCTGCTGGGGGCCTACCGGCTGTGGGTGCGCTGGGGGCGGCGGGGTCTGGGGGCGGGGGCCGGGGCGGGCGAGGAGAGCCCCGCCGCCTCTCTGCCTCGCATGAAGAAGCGGGACTTCAGCTTGGAGCAGCTGCGCCAATACGATGGGTCCCGCAACCCGCGCATCCTGCTCGCGGTCAATGGGAAAGTCTTCGACGTGACCAAAGGCAGCAAGTTCTACGGCCCGGGTGAGGAgttggaaggggaggggaaggaccCCCTGCAGCTCAAGCACGACCCCCTTCGGACGGGGAGGCCTCTGGGCACCGGGTTAGTTTGCCCAGCCTTCTCGTCGCCTGAACCCCCGCGCCTCGGCTGCCGCACCTGGGACGGCCCGGGCcgcccctacacacacacacacctcccccgAGTTGCGTACACCTCCAGCTCTTGCCGCGAAACCAGGGGTCC from Callithrix jacchus isolate 240 chromosome 3, calJac240_pri, whole genome shotgun sequence includes:
- the PGRMC2 gene encoding membrane-associated progesterone receptor component 2, whose product is MAAGDGDLKLGTLGSGSESSSDGSSESPGGAGAAAEGGGWAAAALALLTGGGEMLLNVALVALVLLGAYRLWVRWGRRGLGAGAGAGEESPAASLPRMKKRDFSLEQLRQYDGSRNPRILLAVNGKVFDVTKGSKFYGPAGPYGIFAGRDASRGLATFCLDKDALRDEYDDLSDLNAVQMESVREWEMQFKEKYDYVGRLLKPGEEPSEYTDEEDTKDHNKQD